A stretch of DNA from Bacillus sp. NP157:
AGCATTCGGATCGCGATCGTAAAACTGCTCAAAGAAACCAGGTACCAACCACGAGCCAGGCATAGTTTGCACTGAGTTCCCTGACACCGATCTCTCCCAGTTCGGTGGGATGATGTCACTTACGACTTCAAAGCTTTCGGATGGGTGATACCCCATCGCAGCGAAGCCGGGATCGACGTCGTTGGTAACAATCAAGTAATCCAGCCTCGTATCCTTTTCCGCCTGAAGGCCCATAACGTGATAGACCTTCCCGAGAGTTAACCAGGCGGAGTCATTTGCAGGCCTGCGGCGCGAGTCAAAGTAGCGAACACATTTTACTTTCACGAGCAGTGCACTCCGGACAGGTTGCTGCAAACGGCTATGGAACCTCGACGCTCTGGCAGCGACGGCAAGAAACCGCCCTGAAGGTCGGACTCGTTGTCGCCGAGATCGTTGCGATATCGCTGGACATCGGCTGCCTTTCTCGATCCACAAGCGGCACGATCCCCTAAAGAATCTCAACCCCCACCTCTTCAGCGACCAGCACAAGCTCAAGCATAGCCTCAGGATCGCTCCCCACCGATCGCGAGCTACCGACGGGATCCAGGTCCGAAACCGCTACCCGATCCCCAAAAAGAACCAGGGCCGGCCGATCCGACTGCCGGGACGGCCAGAGCAGCCCGTCGATATCCGAACGTTGCGCATGGAAAGCAGCTGCCCATTGCCGCGTTGCGGCGTAGACGTCTTTATCCGTATCGATCAGTTGCCGCCGCTCGACACCCAGTTTCTTCAGCGGCATCGTACCCAGGTCAGCCAGTTTCAGATCGCGCAACGGCATAACAACCGAGTGGACCTGGTTATCCAGCCGGGTCCGGTCGAATGTCTTCATGCCGGCGCCGCGCGGCAGGTCATGGAACACGGACTCCATCACCGCACAGGTGAAATCCCCTCCTCCGTAGAGCGTCGGAATGGGCTTACCTGAAGCGTCGTTGACGGGACTAAACCGCGCGTTGCCAATACCCGGGTTGAATTGGTTGGCCGCGAATCGCGCGTGATGGACACGATGTATCTTCCGGCCCTTCCGCCACGTCGTTGCCTTCGAATTGACGGCAAGACTCGAGGGCGGCGGAGGCACCTGCACCGATGGCGGCAAGGGCGTCATCGGACCCGCGGTGGCCTCATCTGCAGGAGGATTCTTCTTGCCACCCGAGACGCCTGACTTTCGCCGGGTCGTATCAGGCATGGACCACATCCTCGACTTCGTCCTTCGCCGCGGCCAGCACCTGGTCAGGCGCCGTGGCAAGCAGGTCCTGCGGTCGCCTGCTGCCAAGGAAACCGTTAGCCGAGGCAAACCAGGCTGCGATCTTCCACGCATCCTTCCTGTCGTCGAACAGCGCAAGGATCTTCCCCATCACCTCGTACGGCCTGAAGCCTTGCGATGCGTCGAGCGCATAAATCGGGAAGTAGTCCACGTTGTTGCGATGGATGGCAAAGATGCGTCGGGATGCCTTCCACTTGTTCGGCTGGGCACCGGGATTACGGGTGCTCAGGCCAGCCAGTTCCGCCAGCTCCACGGCCGTGATGAAGTCACCGCTCTCAAGCAGCGTCTTCTGGACGCTGGCCTGCATCTTCATGAGGTGGACGGCGTACTCGGGCTGTGCGAACCCATTCGGGGTCAAGGCCTCGACCAGACGCTTCCAATCCGCGGCCTGCCTGGCATTGACGAGCTCATCGACGAACGGCAGCAAGCGCTTCAGCGTTTCCTGGATGGCCGCCGCATTGGGTGCGGTCCGCGGGATGGCGAACCCGATGACTTCCGCATCGCGGGCCGACGCAATGCTGGCCCCGACATCCTGGGGCGTTCCAAGGAAAGCCTGGACCCCTTCATGCGATGACTGTCGCTTGATTGCGCTCATACGACCCTCCAGCTTTTCACAAAGGTTATATAGGATATAAGTAATTGTCAATAACCCTTATAACCTAAGTCTCGCT
This window harbors:
- a CDS encoding RES family NAD+ phosphorylase, which gives rise to MPDTTRRKSGVSGGKKNPPADEATAGPMTPLPPSVQVPPPPSSLAVNSKATTWRKGRKIHRVHHARFAANQFNPGIGNARFSPVNDASGKPIPTLYGGGDFTCAVMESVFHDLPRGAGMKTFDRTRLDNQVHSVVMPLRDLKLADLGTMPLKKLGVERRQLIDTDKDVYAATRQWAAAFHAQRSDIDGLLWPSRQSDRPALVLFGDRVAVSDLDPVGSSRSVGSDPEAMLELVLVAEEVGVEIL